The following are encoded in a window of Ricinus communis isolate WT05 ecotype wild-type chromosome 4, ASM1957865v1, whole genome shotgun sequence genomic DNA:
- the LOC8270232 gene encoding serine/threonine-protein kinase RHS3 isoform X1 produces MSPIPAMRPHSSQSNIPPEEAAECESKKVEAVTRSNSKFDTSYSSKKTDQIAKYGANSNPSSYDSPKGPAGFSKITENVIANPLFDPKKMDPLTKAVGNTSANHRPSPSPLGSSITQLQTTPPSSMANAKANHVLSSSSSCRSDSLESSSAPLKPHTGGDVRWDAINMINAKGSIGLSNFRLLKRLGYGDIGSVYLVELRGTNAHFAMKVMDKASLASRNKLLRAQTEREILGLLDHPFLPTLYSYFETDKFYCLVMEFCSGGNLHSLRQRQPYKHFTEEAARFFASEVLLALEYLHMLGIVYRDLKPENVLVRDEGHIMLSDFDLSLRCSVSPTLVKSSSVNVSNGGGNGGGGILDDEFAVHGCMQPSTFFPRILPSKKNRKSKSDFGLFVGGALPELMAEPTNVRSMSFVGTHEYLAPEIIRGEGHGSAVDWWTFGIFLYELLHGTTPFKGQGNRATLFNVVGQPLRFPETPQVSFVARDLIRGLLVKEPHKRIAYKRGATEIKQHPFFEGVNWALVRSAMPPHIPEPVDFSQYASKEPPPQANNNNKMTNIGGEKDGLDEDEQEHIEEFDQSFKSNIKVKLLRLKIQYNCLKVQ; encoded by the exons ATGTCACCAATTCCTGCAATGAGGCCTCACTCATCCCAG AGCAACATTCCACCGGAAGAAGCTGCGGAATGTGAATCCAAGAAGGTGGAGGCTGTTACAAGGAGTAATAGTAAATTCGATACAAGCTATAGTTCCAAGAAGACAGACCAGATAGCAAAATATGGTGCTAATAGTAACCCGTCATCTTATGACTCACCAAAAGGACCAGCTGgatttagcaaaattactgaAAATGTGATTGCAAATCCTCTCTTTGATCCTAAAAAGATGGACCCATTAACCAAAGCTGTAGGCAATACAAGTGCAAATCACCGTCCAAGTCCTAGTCCACTGGGATCTTCAATTACTCAGCTCCAAACAACTCCACCATCATCAATGGCGAATGCCAAGGCAAACCATGTCCtgagcagcagcagcagttgTCGCAGCGACAGCTTAGAGAGCTCCAGTGCACCGCTTAAGCCACATACAGGAGGTGATGTGAGATGGGATGCTATTAATATGATCAATGCAAAAGGCTCAATTGGTCTGAGTAATTTTCGGCTTCTGAAACGTCTTGGATATGGAGATATAGGAAGTGTTTATCTTGTTGAACTTAGAGGAACCAATGCCCATTTTGCTATGAAAGTAATGGATAAGGCGTCTCTTGCAAGTAGAAATAAGCTGCTTAGGGCACAAACAGAAAGGGAGATTCTTGGCCTCCTCGACCATCCATTTTTGCCCacattatattcttatttcgAGACTGATAAATTCTACTGCTTGGTCATGGAGTTCTGCAGTGGAGGCAATCTGCATTCTCTTCGCCAGCGGCAACCTTACAAGCATTTTACTGAGGAAGCTGCAAG GTTTTTTGCATCAGAAGTATTGTTGGCGCTGGAGTATTTGCACATGTTAGGCATTGTTTACAGGGACTTGAAGCCAGAAAATGTACTAGTAAGAGATGAAGGTCATATAATGCTGTCGGATTTTGACCTCTCACTTCGCTGCTCAGTTAGTCCAACCCTTGTCAAGTCCTCATCTGTAAATGTAAGCAATGGTGGTGGAAATGGTGGGGGAGGCATTTTAGACGACGAATTTGCAGTTCACGGATGCATGCAGCCATCAACATTTTTCCCCAGGATTTTGCCTAGCAAAAAGAATCGCAAATCCAAATCAGACTTCGGTCTCTTTGTTGGAGGAGCACTGCCAGAATTAATGGCGGAGCCAACAAATGTACGATCCATGTCATTTGTAGGCACCCATGAATACTTAGCTCCAGAGATCATTCGTGGAGAGGGTCATGGAAGTGCAGTGGATTGGTGGACTTTTGGgattttcttatatgaatTGTTACACGGAACAACTCCTTTTAAAGGCCAAGGAAATAGGGCTACCCTTTTCAATGTTGTAGGGCAGCCATTGAGATTCCCAGAAACACCGCAAGTTAGCTTTGTGGCTAGAGATCTCATCAGAGGACTTCTTGTTAAGGAACCTCATAAAAGGATTGCATATAAAAGGGGAGCTACTGAGATTAAACAGCACCCCTTTTTTGAAGGAGTGAACTGGGCTCTGGTCAGAAGTGCAATGCCTCCTCATATACCTGAACCAGTAGACTTCTCACAGTATGCTAGCAAAGAGCCACCCCCTCAAgctaataataacaacaagaTGACAAACATTGGAGGTGAGAAAG atggacttgatgaagATGAGCAAGAGCATATAGAGGAGTTCGACCAAAGCTTCAAGTCCAATATCAAAGTCAAACTATTGAGGCTAAAGATCCAATATAATTGCCTTAAGGTCCAATAA
- the LOC8270232 gene encoding serine/threonine-protein kinase AGC1-7 isoform X2 has product MSPIPAMRPHSSQSNIPPEEAAECESKKVEAVTRSNSKFDTSYSSKKTDQIAKYGANSNPSSYDSPKGPAGFSKITENVIANPLFDPKKMDPLTKAVGNTSANHRPSPSPLGSSITQLQTTPPSSMANAKANHVLSSSSSCRSDSLESSSAPLKPHTGGDVRWDAINMINAKGSIGLSNFRLLKRLGYGDIGSVYLVELRGTNAHFAMKVMDKASLASRNKLLRAQTEREILGLLDHPFLPTLYSYFETDKFYCLVMEFCSGGNLHSLRQRQPYKHFTEEAARFFASEVLLALEYLHMLGIVYRDLKPENVLVRDEGHIMLSDFDLSLRCSVSPTLVKSSSVNVSNGGGNGGGGILDDEFAVHGCMQPSTFFPRILPSKKNRKSKSDFGLFVGGALPELMAEPTNVRSMSFVGTHEYLAPEIIRGEGHGSAVDWWTFGIFLYELLHGTTPFKGQGNRATLFNVVGQPLRFPETPQVSFVARDLIRGLLVKEPHKRIAYKRGATEIKQHPFFEGVNWALVRSAMPPHIPEPVDFSQYASKEPPPQANNNNKMTNIGGEKGNGSPHHPDSYIEFEYF; this is encoded by the exons ATGTCACCAATTCCTGCAATGAGGCCTCACTCATCCCAG AGCAACATTCCACCGGAAGAAGCTGCGGAATGTGAATCCAAGAAGGTGGAGGCTGTTACAAGGAGTAATAGTAAATTCGATACAAGCTATAGTTCCAAGAAGACAGACCAGATAGCAAAATATGGTGCTAATAGTAACCCGTCATCTTATGACTCACCAAAAGGACCAGCTGgatttagcaaaattactgaAAATGTGATTGCAAATCCTCTCTTTGATCCTAAAAAGATGGACCCATTAACCAAAGCTGTAGGCAATACAAGTGCAAATCACCGTCCAAGTCCTAGTCCACTGGGATCTTCAATTACTCAGCTCCAAACAACTCCACCATCATCAATGGCGAATGCCAAGGCAAACCATGTCCtgagcagcagcagcagttgTCGCAGCGACAGCTTAGAGAGCTCCAGTGCACCGCTTAAGCCACATACAGGAGGTGATGTGAGATGGGATGCTATTAATATGATCAATGCAAAAGGCTCAATTGGTCTGAGTAATTTTCGGCTTCTGAAACGTCTTGGATATGGAGATATAGGAAGTGTTTATCTTGTTGAACTTAGAGGAACCAATGCCCATTTTGCTATGAAAGTAATGGATAAGGCGTCTCTTGCAAGTAGAAATAAGCTGCTTAGGGCACAAACAGAAAGGGAGATTCTTGGCCTCCTCGACCATCCATTTTTGCCCacattatattcttatttcgAGACTGATAAATTCTACTGCTTGGTCATGGAGTTCTGCAGTGGAGGCAATCTGCATTCTCTTCGCCAGCGGCAACCTTACAAGCATTTTACTGAGGAAGCTGCAAG GTTTTTTGCATCAGAAGTATTGTTGGCGCTGGAGTATTTGCACATGTTAGGCATTGTTTACAGGGACTTGAAGCCAGAAAATGTACTAGTAAGAGATGAAGGTCATATAATGCTGTCGGATTTTGACCTCTCACTTCGCTGCTCAGTTAGTCCAACCCTTGTCAAGTCCTCATCTGTAAATGTAAGCAATGGTGGTGGAAATGGTGGGGGAGGCATTTTAGACGACGAATTTGCAGTTCACGGATGCATGCAGCCATCAACATTTTTCCCCAGGATTTTGCCTAGCAAAAAGAATCGCAAATCCAAATCAGACTTCGGTCTCTTTGTTGGAGGAGCACTGCCAGAATTAATGGCGGAGCCAACAAATGTACGATCCATGTCATTTGTAGGCACCCATGAATACTTAGCTCCAGAGATCATTCGTGGAGAGGGTCATGGAAGTGCAGTGGATTGGTGGACTTTTGGgattttcttatatgaatTGTTACACGGAACAACTCCTTTTAAAGGCCAAGGAAATAGGGCTACCCTTTTCAATGTTGTAGGGCAGCCATTGAGATTCCCAGAAACACCGCAAGTTAGCTTTGTGGCTAGAGATCTCATCAGAGGACTTCTTGTTAAGGAACCTCATAAAAGGATTGCATATAAAAGGGGAGCTACTGAGATTAAACAGCACCCCTTTTTTGAAGGAGTGAACTGGGCTCTGGTCAGAAGTGCAATGCCTCCTCATATACCTGAACCAGTAGACTTCTCACAGTATGCTAGCAAAGAGCCACCCCCTCAAgctaataataacaacaagaTGACAAACATTGGAGGTGAGAAAGGTAATGGTAGTCCTCATCATCCTGATTCTTATATAGAATTTGAGTACTTCTAG